The Paracoccus sediminicola genome has a segment encoding these proteins:
- a CDS encoding DUF1772 domain-containing protein produces the protein MKPVILSLTMTALMLNAAVFGFFYAWICSTMWGLDAADPRNALAAMQAMNASVRNAVFFPSFFLTPVALGAVAALLLPTQRAPAMCFGAAAVIYLCGGLVLTMTVNVPMNEALARIAVPDSIEEAGRIWNAYSAPWQRWNIVRTVASGLALLIALWGTLLMDRNAL, from the coding sequence ATGAAACCTGTCATCCTCTCTCTGACCATGACCGCGCTGATGCTGAACGCAGCGGTGTTCGGCTTCTTTTACGCCTGGATCTGCTCGACCATGTGGGGTCTGGACGCAGCCGATCCGCGCAACGCCCTTGCGGCGATGCAGGCGATGAACGCCTCGGTCCGCAATGCCGTTTTCTTCCCGTCCTTCTTCCTGACCCCGGTGGCGCTTGGCGCCGTCGCCGCGCTGCTCTTGCCCACGCAACGCGCGCCGGCCATGTGTTTCGGCGCCGCGGCGGTAATCTATCTCTGCGGCGGGCTGGTGCTGACCATGACCGTCAATGTGCCGATGAACGAGGCGCTGGCCCGGATCGCCGTCCCCGACAGCATCGAGGAAGCAGGGCGGATCTGGAACGCCTATTCCGCGCCTTGGCAGAGATGGAATATCGTCCGGACCGTGGCGTCAGGCTTGGCGTTATTGATCGCGCTATGGGGCACGCTGCTGATGGATCGAAACGCGCTTTGA